The following is a genomic window from Ictidomys tridecemlineatus isolate mIctTri1 chromosome 13, mIctTri1.hap1, whole genome shotgun sequence.
cctattattattatttttttaaattttatcttgagacagggtctcactaaattgcccacaGTGGGCTCCAacttgtaaccatccttctgcagccTCTGAGTcagtgggatcacaggcatgggcactgcacctggctgtttTTTAATTGAACTGAGACTTTCCCTCCCTGCATCTCCTTCTACCTTAGGGTACCTCAAATGAGTGGAGCTGTACTTGTCATAAATCAGACATGTTCTTTAGCACTTTGAAGGAGTGCTCAGTGTGTTGGGGAGTTTACACATTGTCCCATTGGGTTATTCTGTGGTCGTCAGCTTTTTGTTGttatgacaaaatatctgagaaattcAACTTAAGAGGAGGAGAGATTGACTTTGCTCGTGGTTTCAGTCTATAGTCACTTGACCCATTTGCTGTGGGCCTGTGGTggggcagaacaccatggtggagGGGGTGGGACACAGCAACGCTACTTCCTTCATGAGGGCAGGGAAATTACAAGAAAGAGCAGGAAAGGACcggggacaagatatagtccccaagagCATGCCCCCAAGGTCCTGCTTCCTCCAACCTGTTCCACCTCCTATAGTTTCCATCACTTCCCAATAATCCATTTAGCTGTGAATTCCTCAGTGGATTAACCCCCCATGAGGTCAGTCCTCATAATCCAATTGCTTCCCCAagtccccacctctgaacatggctCTATTGGCAATGAAGCCTTTAACACACGAGCTTTCAGGGACAGTCCATGTCATGGAGTTCTCCAGAGATGCAGACACAGATACATGAGAGGTAAGTTATTAGGGAAGATGGTAAAGGTGGACCCACATAAGATACTGCTGTGTAGAGCTGAGATGAACCTGGACAAATCTAGATTTGTTCAGCTACATGATGGCTGCAGAGTACCAAAACTGCAAAGGGACCAGGAATTGTGTCCGCCTGTGGAGGAATTTGTCATGTCTTTGTGAAATTCCATCACATGGGGAGTTGCCTTTTAATCTGAAGCTATCATAATGACTTTTCTATTATTCCCCATTTTGTTCAAGtaataaatttgcatttctaaatatGAAGTTTGCAATTGTGTCTGTTTTCTCACTAATGGTATTAGTTTTTGCTGTTGGTGGGTGTGGTGGTTGATTTtaggtgtcaacttgactgggttaAGGAATATGTAGACATTTGGTAAGCGTTATTTTAGGTGTGTCTCAGGGCATTTCCAAAGGAGGATAGCAGGAGTCTGTGGAGTAGTGGGGCAGCCTGCCCTCAGTGAAGCGGGCATCATCCTTTCGGCCAGGAGCCCAGATAGAACGCAGGCAGGTGAATTGTTCCCACCCCCTCCCACTCTCCGGCTCTGGAACACACTCTTCTCCAGCCTGACTCATCAGAAGTCCAGGCTCCCCTGCCTTTGGACCGTAGGACTTACATCACCAACAACCTGGGTTCTCAGGCCCTAGGACTTACATTGAGCCATGCTACCAGCATCCCAGGGCCTCTAGCCTGCAGGTGGCCTGTCGTGGGACTTCTCAGCCACCAGAATGTCAAGAACCAATTCCCTAATAACTTCCCTCTCATAGATCTGTCCACATATCCTATTGGTACTGTTTCTGGAAGACTCAATACAGTGGGACAGGAGAATGATGGTCAATGTTAATGTTCTTTGCTCagctgtctttcctattttctggaaatggtctcttaaaaaaatgttgcatttgtAAAGTTTTGTTATCCCCAAAATAGAATGCAAAATAATTATGAGAATTCTCTGGGTTTTGTAGTTTGTCATGAAACTCAGGTAACTATTGTTAGAATGAATTGATTTGGGGGTAGATATGTCCAGAGTAATATACTGAATCTAAGGAACAGGGGAAGGATGAGTGGGAAATGATGTTAGATATAGGATCTGTTTTTGTAAACATAGTTCTATTGGAATtgcagggaggaaagaaaaaaagttcttataCAGTCTTAGGTTTAGTGTCTGGGGCTTGTGAattcaaatgattaaaaaaacatattgtacaagaaaatgtttatttaggcATACAACATGTGCTCAGTCATGAGAAACTCAAAGGATTGTCTGGGACAGGGGAATTAAATATCTAGTTTagtagggaaaaggaaagagagagaaaaggcttGTAGGGGAGGACAATTAGATATATTTAGGAAAGACAGATGGGTTTCTAGGTGCACAAATGAGAGATAAGCGTGTGTGTGATAATGTGTGGCTGTGCTGTCTTCTTCCTGGGCATGAAACTCCCCCAGAGGGATTTATAGCATGTTTACCCTTGATCTATCTCCTGGGGGTAGACTTGCCCTGCAGTGGGAATTTATGGCAGCCTGATTTCTCAGAAGTTTCAGCTGTTAGTCAGACAAGGGAAACTCCAACAAGGCTTCTTTCCACATCTATTGACTCTCAAGTGCCTTCAGCTTAATCTTCACCCCAGCTCTGAGTTCTGAGCGACTCTGCAGAACACAGCCAGCCCTTCTGGTCCCTGGACATCACCTGTGACTTGCTTTCTCATTTTGGCACAGTTGAGTATGCAGGCTCCTTGGCTTACAGTggactgtgttccaataaatcCACCATAAGATGAAAACACCTTTCACACACCTAACCTTCTGAACATTGGAACTTAGAGCACAGCATGCTAGCATATCCATTGTTCCCTCAATACAATGaggaaattgttaaaaaaaaaaatgacaaggttTCCATTTTTTCTGGAATTTATAGTTGGAAAAAAAACCCCAGGAGTTGGGAATGCACATGGGTGGTTTACTTTATACATAAAGTATAAATTTACATACAGGAGGTTTGTGGCCTTTGGAGGTCCCATATCCTCTCATGAAGAGTAGGGGCCACCAAGGTGGGCAGCAGAGAGAGGCTTGCCCCAGGAGGTCTTGCAGCCCTTGTCATGGACTTAGCCTCCATCGATGGCTTAACGTGCATCCTGGGACTTGGGCTGTCCTCACGCCTTGCCTTGACGTGTACCCCAAACTCCTGCATCCTTGGGTCCGTGGGCTTGGAGCAGTCTTTCAACCCGGAGTGATGCTGATCACGTCAGCAGTGATGCTAACCAAATAGAGGAAATGCCAATGTCCTTCCCTCCAACTTGGCTCTCCAGTGGCTCTGTGGCTGTGGCTCCTTGGGGTCCAGGGTCCTTTCTGGCTCTGACAGGCAGTGGTAGTTCTTTGCTTAGTGGTTCTGGCCAATCCCTTTATGTGACCATTGTATGCACATGATCAGTTGAAGGAGAGTCTCTGGTCATGGCTTTGCCtacccttccctctttcctgtgGATCTTTTGATAGAATTCTTCCCTCCAGGATGTATGTCCAGGCTGATTGAGGGCAGGGACTCTGGTTTGCCACAGCATCCCCAGTGTCTTGACTAATGCTTGGCACATGGTGGGTTCCCAGTAAATATTTGTGTCCCTACCTCTACGTGTTTTACCTGAGTAGGTGTCCGATCATCGACCATCCACCATCGACTATCGGTAAGACTTGTGGTTTTTGTATTCCATCTTTTTGGCTTTCTGGTGTGCCTGATTTGTCTGTCACTCCAACTCTGCTCAGGATTCTAGCAGTCAGGGTGCTGGCTATTTTTCATTTGCTCTGTCTGAGGCATCTTTTATCATTCCCTCTCTCCGGAGAACCTCGGATCCTTTGACAGTCTTTTATAGCTCTTCCTTACTTCATGACCATCAGCAACTTTTTCTTGGCCATGGCTGGATGACAGAGCAAGTGAAGGTAAAGCAGTGTGACTGGTGGCTGCCAGAGTGACCTTGGCCTCCTGCATGAGCCCAGTGCCACTGAGTATCTTTGGAAGGAAGAGTGGGACCACCCACATCTGGTAACAAGTTTGGGTGATAGGGCCATCTTGCTTGATCCAGGAAGGGCATCGATTAGACATGACATCGCTTTTATTGTTTCTGAAAATCGAAGCTGTGACTGTTTCTGTGAGTTAGCTCTAGCTAGATGCATTCATTAAACcaaagacataaaggaggaagtTTCTAATGCAAACTGGCTCCCATTTAAATGGTTTAGATGTGCAATCTCCAGCTCATGTAGACACACATGCTTGCAAGGTCATTAATAGAAAATATTGTAAATCATCCATCAGGTGTAAGAAGCATAGAACAAGCAGCCAAGCAGTGCTGTCATGCAGTTGGAAACCTGGCAGTGTATCATGTGGTATTTTTACTAGACGGTACTTTATGGGAGACCATCTAGTCCAGACTCAGTTTGCTTATGGTAACCTGTCTATTTGAGAGTTATTCTTATCTCCTGTTTCTAATAATATTGGTTGTTCAACAAACAAACCCGGTGGTTATCATCTCTTATTACAATACTGAAATATAGTTAAAATTCCTAAAACTGTCTCAATTCCAATATACTTTGATTTTCAATATGCAACATCAAACTTGTGTCAAATATATCCATCTTTTGCTAACTTTAGTGAAATATGCCTAAAGCTGAGTGAGGAACATCTCTCTGGTGACTGTGGCTGCTTGGTAGGTAGGTTTCTCAGTGACGGATTTGGCAAGCACCATGGTGTGCCCTTTGGCACAATGCCCTTGGCTCTGTGGCACCTACAGGCAGGGATGGTCACCAGGCTGGGCCAGGTCTTTGGTTGTGTGCTGAGTCCCTGAAGTGACCTTGTCATTGTAGCTGGTCTCTTGCTTTCTTCCTGTTCAACCACTTACTCTCTGTCCAGTTCAACCACTTACTTTCTTCCTGTTCAACAGTTTACTCTCTGTCCCATCCTGCCTGCTCTACTACCAAGGCCAGGCATCTTCCTCATTTGTTAACATCCAAGACATTTAAATGACTCTTTTCACTTTCCATATTTTTGGCTTCATCAAATACAGCAATCCAGAATGCTCACAGGAGGAAACAGTACAAAGACTGGAGCTTGGGCCAGTGGGATTCTCGGTTGTGATTTGTCGGCATCCAGGCACCCACTGTCTGGCTCCATTAGAGCAAGGACAGCAGTTGCACCAAGTTTGCAATGCACAGACGTGACAGttatgttcagaaggactgctctCGCTACCAGAGAACCCAAAGTCGGTGACACACCTGTCACCAAGCCATCTTCATTCTTGCCACTTATTGGAGTTTTGGTGAGAtccagtgtagctcagtggtctttCCAGCTGACATTCCAGATGAAATGGAATTATAGTTGTTTTGTTTAATGtcacttcaaatatttatattttctttaagaattaAGCAGTGGCCTATATCAACAAGTCACCCTatttcaatagaaaaagaaaagcaagtgcTGAGTATAATCTCTTAACTTTGAACACAACCATTAAGTTTAAGGTTCTTGCATAGACCATCTGATGGAACCACCCAATGTCACCAGATGGAATCGATATCAGATCATGCTCCACGAGTAGGCCTCATAATTAATCCCATGGTTAAGAAATGTAGGAAGATTCTTAAGAGTACAAGCAGAATAAGCctatttggattgtttctttcATCACCTTTTTATCTGCAGGCTCCTAAGTCTGCACTTCTGAAAGCAACTGGTACCATAAAAATTCATTGTTGGAGACCTTTGTTATTTTACCACCCACTAAATTcacagaagcactttaccacacCCACACTTTATAAAGATGCATATAGTTTTATagatcagaaaaagaaatttcattttataaaaacatgttGATGTTGTAAAGTGGCCAACGCACCAAATATCCACGATCCCAAAACAATGGCAGCACACACACCCTTCAGCTCACCCACGGGCTGTGTAATTGATAATATTTGTGTAACTAAATAGTGTTTTATGAAGATGTTTGGAAATAAGTTCTACCTTGTAagctgtaacttttttttttttttttttgaaatgcccTTCCTTAGCCACTGTTCCTCATTTTTTGGGACTATTTTTCCCTTTGATCTTTCCTTTAGggtcttttgaaaaataaatcgaAGTGACATTTAAAACTTGTTCCAGTTGTTCCAATATTTTGGCCTATACATCAACATTCTATCAAAGtactctttccttttaaaatttaatgagaattttatttgaatatcCCATTTTGCTCTTGGGGAAAAGCGACACCAAGCACGGGTTCCTAAGGCAGTCTCCAGGAGGGGCTTATGTCTAACACACTTGACAAAGAACTCTGGATTTCTTCCCCGGCCTCGGTGGCCTTGTTTCCACTCCCCTCCTTTAGTTGTTGACTTGCGTCTTTCGAGGCTGTgatgaaagaggagaaagagtgaTTCATCATTTCCTTCAGGCCATAGCCTcataaatttccttctctttaccTAACTAATCATCATCACTACTAATTATGCTCCAGAAAATAAACTGGAATGCAATTCAGGCTGCTTAATATAGAACACATCAGTGTATAAATCAGAGGCTGCTGTCAAAGTGGCTTTATGTGGCCGAACATCGAAAATAGGAACTGTGTTTCCCATTCTGCTTTTGTGTTCAGCCTGCACCATAAGGCCTAGAACATACTGGGATAGAGTTGGAAATTGAGTGGTAGAATCTAATTTTAAATGAGCTTAACACGAATTAAGTGAACATTACTTTGAGGGTAAATTCATGAATAAAATTACACATTAGTTTTGTGGAAGAATGATGGTATGGCAGGTCTTGGAGCAGAGCCAAGAGGAACACTTGCCTTCCTCCTCTGAGCTGTTCAAAACGGCAGCTCTTACATGACCAGGAATCACCTCTGGGCAAAGCACACAGCCCACTGTGCAAATGGTAGGTGAAGTCACTTGACCTTCAGCCATGATTCCATCATCCCTGGTTGGCCAGTGAGGAAGCAGGTTCGGATGAGTGGGGTGACTTGCGTTGGTGCCAGAGTTAGGATGTGCCAGAGACCAAAGCCCTCCAGTTTTGTTGTTTCTTCCTCCCTAGTTCAAAGTGATCAATTCTTCTCCACATACCCATTTCCCATCTCATCTGTGATGTTATGGCCAGATCCCCGTCTGTAGACTTTAACACTAAGGAGAGATAAGAGCAAGGTTAACAGCATTTTAGTGGGTATAAAGTTAGAGGTATCctatgcacacatgggatctctACTTCCATTTACATTTCCTACTGCAGCCATCCTACACATCCTCCTTCCTAAGCTCTCTGTGCAGATTTCCTCTTGCACCTATGGCTAGAGGTCACCCTGCTGGACTGCAAAGACCAGACCAGACCAAGCCATTCAGCTTTGAGCACCTTCTCTTGCCTCCTCTGTCCCTCTTTGCCTCAGTTCctctattttaaaagatttaaaaaagtgTTCCTTGATTCTGCTCCCTTCTTGCATGATCTGATTCTTTCAGTGACACCATGATCCTGTCAAGACTGTACCTCGACTTATTTCCCCCGTGACCTTAACAGCAGGGCACTGCCTGACCCCTCCTAAGCCTCTTCTCACTTTCCACCACCTCATCCTACTAACCTCTAACACAGAGTAGCCTCTGCCTTGAATGGATTGTTCTCCTATTCTTTATCTTTCTGGTGTTTTCCCATTGCCCACTATAAACTCCCAAATCTTTGGCCTGGCCTTTGAGTCTGGCTATGGTCCCCAGTCTGTGGGGAGAGGTATAGACATACCTGATTAGCTCATTCACCTTTCCCTGGAAGGTCTGCTTTTTGGCTGGGTCTAGGGAAGACTATACATAGGCTCTCTGAGAACTTTCTTTCAAAGGCATCTGTCAAAGATGGAAGAGCTAAAGCTATAAAACTCTTAGAGAACATCTGTAAGTGATTCTCAGATTAGAAAATATCCCCTAGCCAATGTCACAcctagaaaagagaaataattttatagttgCTGACATTCTTTCCTTTGCTCATGCTGATTTCTTAACCTGAAAATAGCCTGTCTTTGATTTTACATGTCTGACTCTTATCTATAATCCAGGTTTTCCACTCAGAAATCCCTGATTCCTCCAATTCCTCCAGCTCTTTTATAGCaccatgttgttttgttttgggcagTACtgggtgttctatcactgagctacattccatgcattccatccctttttattttatattgtgagacaaggtcttgctaagttgtccaggctggccttgaacttgccattctccagCCTCAACTTCCCAACTAGCTGGATAGTATTGCTTTTAGGGGTTAGGGGTGTAGCCAAATAGTAGATCACTggcttagcatgcataaggccctaaatttgaccctcagcactgctttaaaaagaaaaaaaaaaaaaagcattggcTTTTAATCCTGTTTCTTGGTGCAGGCCTAAACACCTACATTAGAAGAATTGATTGGAAAATATTAGTGCTACTTTGGAATTAGAGTGCCTTTGTGACCCCCACTGCCTTCAGGGTCACTGCTGCCCTAGTtctgttgttttgtgttttgttctctttttgtgTCTTAAAACCAATTGATCTCATCTctggaaaagatgaaaatgaaaaagtgCATTTTTGTGCTTCAGCCCTTGGCGTCATTTTAATTACCTGCGTGAAAGAAACTGTCCTCCCTAGGTAAGCCAGCTAGGTTTGCGGAGCACCTAGATTTGTGAAGTTACCTGACTGGCAGTTAATACTTACAGCAGGGTAAGTAGAGGCAGAAAAAGAAGGTTGGAGGATCTAAACAAAGAAGTTTACTTCTAGAAAATGCTATCAACACACCAGAAGCTAGAGTTTCTCCAATGTCATTTAGAATGACCCACGCTGTGCTGAAATGcacaaaatggaaaaacagaTTCCTCCTTTGTGAAATAAGAGTGCGTGCGTGGTCTACACCTGTCCAAGGTGCATTTCTTTGGGAATGGGTGTATTTGTTGTGACTCGCTGCCTGAGAGCACTCCATCACCTTCCACTGAGCACTACAGGAATCCTATGGTCTCACCTGTGGGGACATTTTATGCGTTTGACCCAGGATCAAGACCTCAGGGCTGAGGTGTAAATCTTCTAACTCTATGGACAActtattgaatgaattaattcGTTTGCCTTGTTTATCTCCCTCAGAAATGAACACGCCCACGAATGCTAGATGCCTGTGAGCTCCCTGGGCGGCACTGGAAAGGCAGAGTGGAGGCCTCCGAGTACCGGCTCCTTGCCCTGGGTCTTGGAGCTGCCCCTGCTGCTCGCGGTCCGCCATGGAGACGCTGTCCCAGGATTCGCTGCTGGAATGTCAGATCTGCTTCAACTACTACAGCCCCCGGCGGAGGCCCAAGCTGCTGGATTGCAAACACACCTGCTGCTCGGTGTGCCTGCAGCAGATGAGGACGAGCCAGAAGGACGTGAGGTGCCCCTGGTGCCGCGGCATCACCAAGCTGCCCCCTGGCTTCTCCGTGTCGCAGCTGCCCGATGACCCCGAGGTCCTGGCCGTCATCGCCATTCCGCACACCTCCGAGCACACCCCGGTCTTCATCAAACTTCCTAGCAATGGGTGCTACATGCTGCCCTTGCCCATCTCCAAGGAGCGCACCCTGCTGCCCGGAGACATGGGCTGCCGCCTGCTCCCCGGGAGCCAGCAGAAGTCCGTCACGGTGGTGACCATCCCTGCGGAACAGCAGCCGCTGCAAGGCGGGGCTCCGCAGGAGGCGGTGGCCGAGGAGCCGGACAGGCGGGGCGTGGCGAAAAGCTCCACCTGGTCGGGCGTGTGCACTGTCATCTTGGTGGCCTGTGTCTTGGTCTTCCTCCTGGGCATCGTGCTCCACAACATGTCTTGCATTTCGAAGCGCTTCACTGTGATATCCTGTGGCTGAGGCGGGGTGCAGGGAAGGCTCTTGTGGGTGCCAACTTAGGGGTTGAGTAGGTGTTGGTGACGGGATCCCAGCGAgatgatggggggggggggcgacaCTGACCATTTGGTGCTGAGCGCTGGCCTCTGGGTGGCCACTTGATTCACCTGAAGACAGATGCCCAGGGAGGAAGGTGACGTCTCTACAAGATGCCAGGTGAATTGTTCTGAGTGTGGATGGCAAGGGCTTTGAAGATGATTGCATGCATCCTCATAATCATGAA
Proteins encoded in this region:
- the Rnf152 gene encoding E3 ubiquitin-protein ligase RNF152, translating into METLSQDSLLECQICFNYYSPRRRPKLLDCKHTCCSVCLQQMRTSQKDVRCPWCRGITKLPPGFSVSQLPDDPEVLAVIAIPHTSEHTPVFIKLPSNGCYMLPLPISKERTLLPGDMGCRLLPGSQQKSVTVVTIPAEQQPLQGGAPQEAVAEEPDRRGVAKSSTWSGVCTVILVACVLVFLLGIVLHNMSCISKRFTVISCG